A single genomic interval of Primulina huaijiensis isolate GDHJ02 chromosome 7, ASM1229523v2, whole genome shotgun sequence harbors:
- the LOC140980711 gene encoding E3 ubiquitin-protein ligase JMJ24-like isoform X3 — translation MMDHPQLSSGVGEDNIGIPDDLRCKRSDGKQWRCTAMSMPDKTVCEKHYIQAKKRAANSAIRASVKKTKRKFVGEGDVNVESKSDVMDLPLGAQFVDHSGSASGTKKKDKLLKGHVNYSPEIPSGRSFSARSSLRSTDDLDGSEYVESPRSCRTPPTSAVDSSKSRSQKTFEGTSDGSFESSDDTRGQPCHQCRRSDREMIWCLKCDRRGYCDSCISTWYPGVPVEEIQRVCPACRGTCSCMVCLRGDNLIKTRIREIPAKEKLQYLYCLLSAVLPMVKKIHSEQCSEVQLEKRLRGNRIDLVRTKISADEQMCCNSCRMLIIDYHRHCIKCSYDLCLNCCKDIRKASDPSEKLEMNEITGESDDQVEVMISGHIKLSDVKLNLFRRYPDWKANADGSILCPKKEYGGCGSYLLTLKRIFKMNWVAKLVKNVEEMVDGCKVRNSDSLEKTGFDLRLCQAANREKDDNLLYHPSSQDIKNEGIGDFRMHWNKGKPVIIKEICDTSAMSSWDPMVIWEGIKKMNEEKTKDADRVVKAVDYFDWTEINIELGEFMKGYFDGRIRENGLPQLLKLKDWPSPSASEEFLLCHRSDFISKLPLLEFIHSKWGLLNVAAKLPHYSLQNDVGPRISITYGIREEIGQGDSIDNLHLNMRDMVFLLVHTSEVDLLGMPTKNETMQTSGGISADKKSCSNPDIHLKLSPGGEDGPVTSVHPTDTVERDGHESDRSFLDKETAVNYAENRAGENSSHKSQVGGLWDVFHRKDVPLLIEYIRSHWKELGRTDDIINDNVSRSLYDGVIYLNRYHRRQLKEEFGVEPWSFEHRIGEAIFIPAGCPFQARHIQSSVQLGLDFLSPESLPEAVRLSEEIRGLPNDHEAKLQILEVGKISLYAASSAIREVQKIVLDSKLGPELGFEDPNLTSLVSKHLESMVKQRQVTCS, via the exons ATGATGGACCATCCACAATTGTCCTCTGGCGTAGGTGAGGACAATATTGGGATTCCTGATGATTTGCGGTGTAAGAGGTCCGATGGGAAACAATGGAGATGCACCGCCATGTCCATGCCTGATAAGACAGTTTGCGAAAAGCATTACATCCAGGCAAAGAAGAGGGCAGCAAATTCTGCAATACGTGCGAGTGTGAAGAAAACTAAGAGGAAATTTGTTGGTGAAGGTGATGTCAACGTGGAAAGCAAGAGTGACGTTATGGATCTACCGCTCGGTGCACAATTTGTGGACCATTCTGGCTCGGCCTCTGGGACGAAGAAAAAGGATAAATTACTCAAAGGACATGTTAATTATTCACCTGAAATCCCCTCAGGAAGGAGCTTTTCAGCTCGAAGTTCTCTAAGGTCAACCGATGACCTTGACGGATCAGAGTATGTGGAAAGTCCAAGGTCTTGTAGAACACCGCCAACATCTGCTGTGGATTCATCCAAAAGCAGATCACAAAAGACATTTGAG GGGACTTCTGATGGAAGCTTCGAATCTTCTGATGATACTAGGGGACAACCTTGCCATCAATGTCGTCGTAGTGACAGAGAAATGATTTGGTGCCTTAAATGCGATAGAAGAGGATATTGTGATAGTTGCATCTCTACTTG GTATCCTGGCGTCCCAGTGGAGGAGATTCAAAGGGTTTGTCCTGCATGTCGTGGTACATGCAGTTGTATGGTTTGCTTACGAGGGGATAATCTGATTAAG ACAAGGATACGCGAAATACCAGCCAAAGAAAAATTGCAGTACCTCTACTGTCTTTTATCTGCAGTGCTTCCGATGGTTAAGAAGATCCATTCTGAACAGTGTTCTGAGGTACAGCTGGAAAAAAGACTTCGAG GAAACAGAATAGACCTTGTCAGGACTAAAATAAGTGCCGATGAGCAGATGTGTTG TAATTCCTGCAGGATGCTCATCATTGATTATCATCGACATTGCATAAAGTGCTCATATGATCTGTGCCTTAACTGCTGCAAGGATATTAGAAAAGCATCTGACCCTTCGGAAAAGTTGGAAATGAATGAGATTACCGGTGAAAGTGATGATCAAGTTGAAGTAATGATATCTGGGCACATAAAGTTATCAGATGTTAAGCTAAATTTGTTTAGAAGGTATCCTGATTGGAAAGCTAATGCTGATGGCAGCATTTTGTGCCCTAAAAAGGAATACGGGGGCTGTGGATCCTACCTTTTAACTTTAAAGCGCATCTTTAAGATGAATTGGGTTGCAAAACTTGTAAAAAATGTTGAAGAAATGGTCGATGGTTGCAAGGTACGTAATTCTGATAGCCTGGAGAAAACTGGATTTGACCTCAGGCTATGCCAGGCTGctaatagagagaaagatgataATCTTTTGTATCATCCATCTTCACAAGatattaaaaatgaagggattGGAGACTTCAGAATGCACTGGAACAAGGGGAAACCTGTTATCATTAAGGAGATTTGTGATACATCTGCAATGTCCAGCTGGGATCCTATGGTCATCTGGGAAGGAATTAAAAAGATGAACGAAGAGAAAACTAAAGATGCCGACAGAGTTGTGAAAGCTGTTGATTACTTTGATTGGACTGAG ATTAATATTGAACTTGGGGAGTTTATGAAGGGATACTTTGATGGTAGAATTCGTGAAAATGGTCTGCCACAGTTGTTAAAATTGAAGGATTGGCCTTCTCCAAGTGCTTCAGAAGAGTTTTTGTTGTGCCATAGGTCTGACTTCATCAGTAAACTTCCCTTGCTTGAGTTCATCCATTCCAAGTGGGGTCTCCTAAATGTTGCTGCAAAATTGCCTCATTATTCCTTGCAGAATGATGTGGGTCCTAGGATATCTATTACTTATGGGATACGCGAAGAGATTGGTCAGGGTGATTCGATAGataatcttcatcttaatatgCGTGACATG GTATTCCTTTTGGTTCATACTAGTGAAGTGGACTTACTAGGTATGCCTACCAAGAATGAGACAATGCAAACGTCTGGAGGAATATCTGCCGACAAAAAATCATGTAGTAACCCTGATATTCACTTGAAATTATCACCTGGTGGAGAGGATGGTCCTGTCACAAGTGTTCATCCAACTGATACAGTGGAAAGGGATGGCCACGAAAGCGACAGAAGTTTCCTTGACAAAGAGACAGCTGTCAATTATGCGGAGAATAGAGCTGGAGAAAACAGTTCTCACAAGTCTCAAGTTGGAGGTTTATGGGATGTGTTCCACCGAAAGGATGTACCGCTATTGATTGAGTATATAAGAAGTCACTGGAAGGAACTTGGGAGGACGGACGATATCATTAATGATAAT GTATCCCGGTCTCTTTATGATGGGGTAATATATTTGAATAGGTATCACAGAAGACAGCTGAAAGAAGAATTTG GAGTGGAGCCTTGGTCATTTGAACATCGTATAGGTGAAGCTATCTTCATCCCTGCTGGATGTCCTTTCCAAGCAAGGCATATTCAA TCCTCAGTTCAGTTGGGTCTCGATTTTCTCTCCCCTGAAAGTCTACCAGAGGCTGTAAGATTGTCTGAAGAAATTCGAGGTCTTCCAAATGACC
- the LOC140980711 gene encoding E3 ubiquitin-protein ligase JMJ24-like isoform X1, whose amino-acid sequence MMDHPQLSSGVGEDNIGIPDDLRCKRSDGKQWRCTAMSMPDKTVCEKHYIQAKKRAANSAIRASVKKTKRKFVGEGDVNVESKSDVMDLPLGAQFVDHSGSASGTKKKDKLLKGHVNYSPEIPSGRSFSARSSLRSTDDLDGSEYVESPRSCRTPPTSAVDSSKSRSQKTFEVSPTMGTSDGSFESSDDTRGQPCHQCRRSDREMIWCLKCDRRGYCDSCISTWYPGVPVEEIQRVCPACRGTCSCMVCLRGDNLIKTRIREIPAKEKLQYLYCLLSAVLPMVKKIHSEQCSEVQLEKRLRGNRIDLVRTKISADEQMCCNSCRMLIIDYHRHCIKCSYDLCLNCCKDIRKASDPSEKLEMNEITGESDDQVEVMISGHIKLSDVKLNLFRRYPDWKANADGSILCPKKEYGGCGSYLLTLKRIFKMNWVAKLVKNVEEMVDGCKVRNSDSLEKTGFDLRLCQAANREKDDNLLYHPSSQDIKNEGIGDFRMHWNKGKPVIIKEICDTSAMSSWDPMVIWEGIKKMNEEKTKDADRVVKAVDYFDWTEINIELGEFMKGYFDGRIRENGLPQLLKLKDWPSPSASEEFLLCHRSDFISKLPLLEFIHSKWGLLNVAAKLPHYSLQNDVGPRISITYGIREEIGQGDSIDNLHLNMRDMVFLLVHTSEVDLLGMPTKNETMQTSGGISADKKSCSNPDIHLKLSPGGEDGPVTSVHPTDTVERDGHESDRSFLDKETAVNYAENRAGENSSHKSQVGGLWDVFHRKDVPLLIEYIRSHWKELGRTDDIINDNVSRSLYDGVIYLNRYHRRQLKEEFGVEPWSFEHRIGEAIFIPAGCPFQARHIQSSVQLGLDFLSPESLPEAVRLSEEIRGLPNDHEAKLQILEVGKISLYAASSAIREVQKIVLDSKLGPELGFEDPNLTSLVSKHLESMVKQRQVTCS is encoded by the exons ATGATGGACCATCCACAATTGTCCTCTGGCGTAGGTGAGGACAATATTGGGATTCCTGATGATTTGCGGTGTAAGAGGTCCGATGGGAAACAATGGAGATGCACCGCCATGTCCATGCCTGATAAGACAGTTTGCGAAAAGCATTACATCCAGGCAAAGAAGAGGGCAGCAAATTCTGCAATACGTGCGAGTGTGAAGAAAACTAAGAGGAAATTTGTTGGTGAAGGTGATGTCAACGTGGAAAGCAAGAGTGACGTTATGGATCTACCGCTCGGTGCACAATTTGTGGACCATTCTGGCTCGGCCTCTGGGACGAAGAAAAAGGATAAATTACTCAAAGGACATGTTAATTATTCACCTGAAATCCCCTCAGGAAGGAGCTTTTCAGCTCGAAGTTCTCTAAGGTCAACCGATGACCTTGACGGATCAGAGTATGTGGAAAGTCCAAGGTCTTGTAGAACACCGCCAACATCTGCTGTGGATTCATCCAAAAGCAGATCACAAAAGACATTTGAGGTTAGTCCTACAATG GGGACTTCTGATGGAAGCTTCGAATCTTCTGATGATACTAGGGGACAACCTTGCCATCAATGTCGTCGTAGTGACAGAGAAATGATTTGGTGCCTTAAATGCGATAGAAGAGGATATTGTGATAGTTGCATCTCTACTTG GTATCCTGGCGTCCCAGTGGAGGAGATTCAAAGGGTTTGTCCTGCATGTCGTGGTACATGCAGTTGTATGGTTTGCTTACGAGGGGATAATCTGATTAAG ACAAGGATACGCGAAATACCAGCCAAAGAAAAATTGCAGTACCTCTACTGTCTTTTATCTGCAGTGCTTCCGATGGTTAAGAAGATCCATTCTGAACAGTGTTCTGAGGTACAGCTGGAAAAAAGACTTCGAG GAAACAGAATAGACCTTGTCAGGACTAAAATAAGTGCCGATGAGCAGATGTGTTG TAATTCCTGCAGGATGCTCATCATTGATTATCATCGACATTGCATAAAGTGCTCATATGATCTGTGCCTTAACTGCTGCAAGGATATTAGAAAAGCATCTGACCCTTCGGAAAAGTTGGAAATGAATGAGATTACCGGTGAAAGTGATGATCAAGTTGAAGTAATGATATCTGGGCACATAAAGTTATCAGATGTTAAGCTAAATTTGTTTAGAAGGTATCCTGATTGGAAAGCTAATGCTGATGGCAGCATTTTGTGCCCTAAAAAGGAATACGGGGGCTGTGGATCCTACCTTTTAACTTTAAAGCGCATCTTTAAGATGAATTGGGTTGCAAAACTTGTAAAAAATGTTGAAGAAATGGTCGATGGTTGCAAGGTACGTAATTCTGATAGCCTGGAGAAAACTGGATTTGACCTCAGGCTATGCCAGGCTGctaatagagagaaagatgataATCTTTTGTATCATCCATCTTCACAAGatattaaaaatgaagggattGGAGACTTCAGAATGCACTGGAACAAGGGGAAACCTGTTATCATTAAGGAGATTTGTGATACATCTGCAATGTCCAGCTGGGATCCTATGGTCATCTGGGAAGGAATTAAAAAGATGAACGAAGAGAAAACTAAAGATGCCGACAGAGTTGTGAAAGCTGTTGATTACTTTGATTGGACTGAG ATTAATATTGAACTTGGGGAGTTTATGAAGGGATACTTTGATGGTAGAATTCGTGAAAATGGTCTGCCACAGTTGTTAAAATTGAAGGATTGGCCTTCTCCAAGTGCTTCAGAAGAGTTTTTGTTGTGCCATAGGTCTGACTTCATCAGTAAACTTCCCTTGCTTGAGTTCATCCATTCCAAGTGGGGTCTCCTAAATGTTGCTGCAAAATTGCCTCATTATTCCTTGCAGAATGATGTGGGTCCTAGGATATCTATTACTTATGGGATACGCGAAGAGATTGGTCAGGGTGATTCGATAGataatcttcatcttaatatgCGTGACATG GTATTCCTTTTGGTTCATACTAGTGAAGTGGACTTACTAGGTATGCCTACCAAGAATGAGACAATGCAAACGTCTGGAGGAATATCTGCCGACAAAAAATCATGTAGTAACCCTGATATTCACTTGAAATTATCACCTGGTGGAGAGGATGGTCCTGTCACAAGTGTTCATCCAACTGATACAGTGGAAAGGGATGGCCACGAAAGCGACAGAAGTTTCCTTGACAAAGAGACAGCTGTCAATTATGCGGAGAATAGAGCTGGAGAAAACAGTTCTCACAAGTCTCAAGTTGGAGGTTTATGGGATGTGTTCCACCGAAAGGATGTACCGCTATTGATTGAGTATATAAGAAGTCACTGGAAGGAACTTGGGAGGACGGACGATATCATTAATGATAAT GTATCCCGGTCTCTTTATGATGGGGTAATATATTTGAATAGGTATCACAGAAGACAGCTGAAAGAAGAATTTG GAGTGGAGCCTTGGTCATTTGAACATCGTATAGGTGAAGCTATCTTCATCCCTGCTGGATGTCCTTTCCAAGCAAGGCATATTCAA TCCTCAGTTCAGTTGGGTCTCGATTTTCTCTCCCCTGAAAGTCTACCAGAGGCTGTAAGATTGTCTGAAGAAATTCGAGGTCTTCCAAATGACC
- the LOC140980711 gene encoding E3 ubiquitin-protein ligase JMJ24-like isoform X2: protein MMDHPQLSSGVGEDNIGIPDDLRCKRSDGKQWRCTAMSMPDKTVCEKHYIQAKKRAANSAIRASVKKTKRKFVGEGDVNVESKSDVMDLPLGAQFVDHSGSASGTKKKDKLLKGHVNYSPEIPSGRSFSARSSLRSTDDLDGSEYVESPRSCRTPPTSAVDSSKSRSQKTFEVSPTMGTSDGSFESSDDTRGQPCHQCRRSDREMIWCLKCDRRGYCDSCISTWYPGVPVEEIQRVCPACRGTCSCMVCLRGDNLIKTRIREIPAKEKLQYLYCLLSAVLPMVKKIHSEQCSEVQLEKRLRGNRIDLVRTKISADEQMCWMLIIDYHRHCIKCSYDLCLNCCKDIRKASDPSEKLEMNEITGESDDQVEVMISGHIKLSDVKLNLFRRYPDWKANADGSILCPKKEYGGCGSYLLTLKRIFKMNWVAKLVKNVEEMVDGCKVRNSDSLEKTGFDLRLCQAANREKDDNLLYHPSSQDIKNEGIGDFRMHWNKGKPVIIKEICDTSAMSSWDPMVIWEGIKKMNEEKTKDADRVVKAVDYFDWTEINIELGEFMKGYFDGRIRENGLPQLLKLKDWPSPSASEEFLLCHRSDFISKLPLLEFIHSKWGLLNVAAKLPHYSLQNDVGPRISITYGIREEIGQGDSIDNLHLNMRDMVFLLVHTSEVDLLGMPTKNETMQTSGGISADKKSCSNPDIHLKLSPGGEDGPVTSVHPTDTVERDGHESDRSFLDKETAVNYAENRAGENSSHKSQVGGLWDVFHRKDVPLLIEYIRSHWKELGRTDDIINDNVSRSLYDGVIYLNRYHRRQLKEEFGVEPWSFEHRIGEAIFIPAGCPFQARHIQSSVQLGLDFLSPESLPEAVRLSEEIRGLPNDHEAKLQILEVGKISLYAASSAIREVQKIVLDSKLGPELGFEDPNLTSLVSKHLESMVKQRQVTCS, encoded by the exons ATGATGGACCATCCACAATTGTCCTCTGGCGTAGGTGAGGACAATATTGGGATTCCTGATGATTTGCGGTGTAAGAGGTCCGATGGGAAACAATGGAGATGCACCGCCATGTCCATGCCTGATAAGACAGTTTGCGAAAAGCATTACATCCAGGCAAAGAAGAGGGCAGCAAATTCTGCAATACGTGCGAGTGTGAAGAAAACTAAGAGGAAATTTGTTGGTGAAGGTGATGTCAACGTGGAAAGCAAGAGTGACGTTATGGATCTACCGCTCGGTGCACAATTTGTGGACCATTCTGGCTCGGCCTCTGGGACGAAGAAAAAGGATAAATTACTCAAAGGACATGTTAATTATTCACCTGAAATCCCCTCAGGAAGGAGCTTTTCAGCTCGAAGTTCTCTAAGGTCAACCGATGACCTTGACGGATCAGAGTATGTGGAAAGTCCAAGGTCTTGTAGAACACCGCCAACATCTGCTGTGGATTCATCCAAAAGCAGATCACAAAAGACATTTGAGGTTAGTCCTACAATG GGGACTTCTGATGGAAGCTTCGAATCTTCTGATGATACTAGGGGACAACCTTGCCATCAATGTCGTCGTAGTGACAGAGAAATGATTTGGTGCCTTAAATGCGATAGAAGAGGATATTGTGATAGTTGCATCTCTACTTG GTATCCTGGCGTCCCAGTGGAGGAGATTCAAAGGGTTTGTCCTGCATGTCGTGGTACATGCAGTTGTATGGTTTGCTTACGAGGGGATAATCTGATTAAG ACAAGGATACGCGAAATACCAGCCAAAGAAAAATTGCAGTACCTCTACTGTCTTTTATCTGCAGTGCTTCCGATGGTTAAGAAGATCCATTCTGAACAGTGTTCTGAGGTACAGCTGGAAAAAAGACTTCGAG GAAACAGAATAGACCTTGTCAGGACTAAAATAAGTGCCGATGAGCAGATGTGTTG GATGCTCATCATTGATTATCATCGACATTGCATAAAGTGCTCATATGATCTGTGCCTTAACTGCTGCAAGGATATTAGAAAAGCATCTGACCCTTCGGAAAAGTTGGAAATGAATGAGATTACCGGTGAAAGTGATGATCAAGTTGAAGTAATGATATCTGGGCACATAAAGTTATCAGATGTTAAGCTAAATTTGTTTAGAAGGTATCCTGATTGGAAAGCTAATGCTGATGGCAGCATTTTGTGCCCTAAAAAGGAATACGGGGGCTGTGGATCCTACCTTTTAACTTTAAAGCGCATCTTTAAGATGAATTGGGTTGCAAAACTTGTAAAAAATGTTGAAGAAATGGTCGATGGTTGCAAGGTACGTAATTCTGATAGCCTGGAGAAAACTGGATTTGACCTCAGGCTATGCCAGGCTGctaatagagagaaagatgataATCTTTTGTATCATCCATCTTCACAAGatattaaaaatgaagggattGGAGACTTCAGAATGCACTGGAACAAGGGGAAACCTGTTATCATTAAGGAGATTTGTGATACATCTGCAATGTCCAGCTGGGATCCTATGGTCATCTGGGAAGGAATTAAAAAGATGAACGAAGAGAAAACTAAAGATGCCGACAGAGTTGTGAAAGCTGTTGATTACTTTGATTGGACTGAG ATTAATATTGAACTTGGGGAGTTTATGAAGGGATACTTTGATGGTAGAATTCGTGAAAATGGTCTGCCACAGTTGTTAAAATTGAAGGATTGGCCTTCTCCAAGTGCTTCAGAAGAGTTTTTGTTGTGCCATAGGTCTGACTTCATCAGTAAACTTCCCTTGCTTGAGTTCATCCATTCCAAGTGGGGTCTCCTAAATGTTGCTGCAAAATTGCCTCATTATTCCTTGCAGAATGATGTGGGTCCTAGGATATCTATTACTTATGGGATACGCGAAGAGATTGGTCAGGGTGATTCGATAGataatcttcatcttaatatgCGTGACATG GTATTCCTTTTGGTTCATACTAGTGAAGTGGACTTACTAGGTATGCCTACCAAGAATGAGACAATGCAAACGTCTGGAGGAATATCTGCCGACAAAAAATCATGTAGTAACCCTGATATTCACTTGAAATTATCACCTGGTGGAGAGGATGGTCCTGTCACAAGTGTTCATCCAACTGATACAGTGGAAAGGGATGGCCACGAAAGCGACAGAAGTTTCCTTGACAAAGAGACAGCTGTCAATTATGCGGAGAATAGAGCTGGAGAAAACAGTTCTCACAAGTCTCAAGTTGGAGGTTTATGGGATGTGTTCCACCGAAAGGATGTACCGCTATTGATTGAGTATATAAGAAGTCACTGGAAGGAACTTGGGAGGACGGACGATATCATTAATGATAAT GTATCCCGGTCTCTTTATGATGGGGTAATATATTTGAATAGGTATCACAGAAGACAGCTGAAAGAAGAATTTG GAGTGGAGCCTTGGTCATTTGAACATCGTATAGGTGAAGCTATCTTCATCCCTGCTGGATGTCCTTTCCAAGCAAGGCATATTCAA TCCTCAGTTCAGTTGGGTCTCGATTTTCTCTCCCCTGAAAGTCTACCAGAGGCTGTAAGATTGTCTGAAGAAATTCGAGGTCTTCCAAATGACC